Proteins encoded together in one Planctopirus ephydatiae window:
- a CDS encoding prenyltransferase/squalene oxidase repeat-containing protein, with protein MATTIQNSGAVRTPERPSVTARLDGSQVRGAKWSEIAVTVGVSTFLHAIVLFLCAMIVFDNRQLEEIFTTIASINEVEQEPITESSLIQPEEIIQTNVDPNQGESNALDVADVPVDMPNINDLDPSMVLDSVEADSGLSVKIGDAMAGRSSAVKSQLLKEQGGNDASEAAVLTGLKWLANHQADDGSWNFNHVGTKGCDCSQPGTLKACKTGATAMAMLAYMGGGHTHKKGDYQKEMKQAVDFMIKSQKVTPEGGDFRGIVSSNEGFYTQGLVTIALCEALALTKDERLRTPAFNAVKFIVNAQNPKDGGWRYQPRQAGDTSVVGWQVMALKSAQMSKIKVPPQTFRGAEKFLDACAKNGGSQYTYVPGTGDAKNSMTAAGLLCRIYMGWEPNKPALKEGVAHLDKAKPAKGDMYYNYYATQVMHHWGGPEWQRWNAVMRDQLIKTQLKQGHATGSWNVADPHGGSGGRLYMTCLAVMTLEVYYRHLPIYQRENVKVDF; from the coding sequence ATGGCCACAACGATCCAGAATTCTGGTGCAGTACGGACGCCGGAACGTCCCTCCGTGACGGCTCGCCTCGATGGTTCGCAAGTCAGAGGTGCGAAGTGGTCAGAAATCGCCGTGACAGTCGGTGTGAGTACCTTTTTGCATGCCATCGTTCTGTTTTTGTGTGCAATGATTGTCTTTGACAATCGCCAACTGGAAGAAATCTTCACCACGATTGCCTCGATCAACGAAGTCGAACAAGAGCCGATTACCGAATCATCGTTGATTCAGCCCGAGGAAATCATTCAGACCAACGTCGACCCAAATCAGGGCGAGTCCAACGCCCTCGATGTGGCGGATGTCCCAGTCGATATGCCGAACATCAACGATCTGGATCCCTCGATGGTACTCGACTCGGTCGAGGCCGACAGTGGCTTGAGTGTAAAAATTGGCGATGCGATGGCCGGACGATCATCCGCTGTCAAATCTCAGTTGCTGAAGGAGCAGGGTGGTAATGATGCCAGCGAGGCGGCCGTTCTCACGGGGCTCAAGTGGCTGGCCAACCATCAGGCCGACGACGGGAGCTGGAACTTCAATCATGTCGGGACGAAGGGTTGCGATTGCAGCCAACCGGGAACCTTGAAAGCCTGTAAAACCGGTGCGACAGCTATGGCCATGCTCGCCTACATGGGTGGTGGGCATACCCACAAAAAAGGCGATTACCAGAAGGAGATGAAGCAAGCCGTCGACTTCATGATCAAGAGTCAGAAGGTGACTCCCGAAGGCGGCGATTTCCGAGGGATCGTCTCGAGTAACGAAGGCTTTTATACACAGGGGCTGGTCACTATCGCCTTGTGCGAAGCTCTGGCTCTCACCAAAGATGAGCGTTTACGCACACCCGCCTTCAATGCCGTCAAATTCATTGTCAACGCACAGAATCCCAAAGATGGCGGCTGGCGATATCAGCCGCGCCAGGCCGGTGATACATCCGTCGTGGGTTGGCAGGTGATGGCTCTCAAAAGTGCTCAGATGAGCAAGATCAAGGTCCCTCCGCAAACCTTCCGTGGTGCCGAGAAATTCCTGGATGCCTGTGCCAAGAATGGTGGCTCTCAGTACACTTATGTTCCCGGAACTGGTGATGCCAAAAATTCGATGACTGCCGCCGGATTGCTCTGCCGCATCTACATGGGGTGGGAACCCAACAAGCCAGCACTCAAGGAAGGTGTGGCTCATCTGGATAAAGCCAAACCGGCCAAGGGAGACATGTACTACAACTATTACGCCACACAGGTCATGCACCACTGGGGTGGGCCTGAATGGCAGCGATGGAATGCAGTCATGCGTGACCAACTGATCAAAACTCAATTGAAGCAGGGGCATGCCACCGGAAGCTGGAACGTAGCCGATCCTCACGGCGGCTCGGGCGGTCGGCTCTACATGACCTGCCTCGCCGTCATGACTCTCGAAGTCTATTACCGCCATTTGCCCATCTACCAGCGGGAAAATGTGAAGGTCGATTTCTGA
- a CDS encoding DUF6793 family protein has translation MPLFEIETSAHIMVAWTESREDAEALTQETFPDEEILRIGRRPRDAWVISKRLLGLTGPASPSEMARDCLAKSHGNKIEAIHLYMVGMGVSEDEAQRAIETNMSLGW, from the coding sequence ATGCCACTGTTTGAAATTGAGACGTCGGCACACATCATGGTCGCCTGGACAGAATCCCGCGAGGATGCCGAGGCCTTGACGCAAGAGACATTTCCCGACGAGGAAATTCTCCGTATCGGTCGGCGTCCACGCGATGCGTGGGTGATTTCCAAAAGACTGCTGGGATTAACAGGCCCTGCCTCACCCAGTGAAATGGCTCGCGATTGCCTCGCCAAATCTCATGGCAACAAAATCGAAGCCATCCATTTGTATATGGTCGGCATGGGGGTTTCAGAAGATGAAGCTCAACGAGCCATCGAGACCAATATGTCACTGGGCTGGTGA
- a CDS encoding SDR family NAD(P)-dependent oxidoreductase encodes MSRLLEGKVALVTGAGRGLGRAFAEHLAKLGCHVGIHGLRENGPSEYGEGTTLTHTAAEIATAYSTETYRVLGDLTVEADAARVVQEVTSELGPIDILVHSAGGDIAAAGGKPNPNDAVMIKAIDVRSVLDRNLMSTIHICQQVARGMMERRQGRIITISSIAAFRGNANSAIYSTAKAAVVEYTRCLAEQLRPYEVTCNSLAPGDTRTGRYLGTRTVDQSRLVEAGTLDRIGLVEEVAQVVEFFAGPLGQFVTGQALRVDGGSQIWPA; translated from the coding sequence ATGAGTCGGTTGCTTGAAGGCAAAGTCGCGCTGGTCACTGGTGCAGGGCGTGGCTTGGGCCGCGCGTTTGCCGAGCATCTGGCTAAACTTGGTTGCCATGTCGGAATCCATGGCCTGCGGGAGAATGGCCCCTCCGAATACGGCGAAGGGACAACTCTGACACATACTGCCGCTGAGATCGCAACGGCATACAGCACAGAAACTTACCGCGTTCTGGGCGACCTCACCGTCGAGGCCGATGCCGCTCGCGTCGTTCAGGAAGTGACTTCTGAATTGGGGCCGATTGATATTCTGGTGCACTCGGCTGGTGGAGATATCGCCGCCGCCGGTGGAAAGCCCAATCCCAACGATGCTGTTATGATCAAAGCGATTGATGTTCGTTCGGTACTTGATCGCAATCTGATGAGCACCATCCATATCTGCCAGCAGGTGGCCCGCGGGATGATGGAGCGACGCCAGGGCCGCATCATTACCATCAGCTCGATCGCTGCATTCCGGGGAAATGCCAACAGTGCCATTTATTCCACTGCCAAAGCGGCTGTGGTCGAATACACACGTTGCCTTGCTGAACAGCTCCGGCCGTACGAAGTGACCTGCAATTCTCTGGCGCCCGGCGATACGCGAACAGGTCGCTACCTGGGAACACGAACGGTCGATCAGAGTCGTCTGGTTGAAGCGGGTACGCTCGATCGAATTGGCCTGGTTGAGGAAGTGGCTCAGGTGGTCGAGTTCTTTGCCGGCCCGTTAGGGCAATTTGTGACGGGGCAGGCTTTACGTGTCGATGGTGGCAGCCAGATCTGGCCCGCCTGA
- the bioA gene encoding adenosylmethionine--8-amino-7-oxononanoate transaminase has product MDSDHHSQLRAADNAYVWHPFTAMSAYASEEAPIITHAEGFSLFDSQGNRYLDGHSSLWCNIHGHRVPELDAALTSQIERVAHSTLLGIANSSSIELAEELVGLAPPGLTKVFYTDCGAAGVEAALKIAWQYHRQKAHSEDRRLFGCLEQSYHGDTVGAVSVGGIDVFHSLFGGMTFPALKLPTPARAFALGPEFLPLETILAKTEQLLDQQRDQLAAVIVEPLVQAAAGILVHPPGYLQALRKMTAERGILLIADEIAVGFGRTGKMLACEHEAVAPDLLVLSKGLTGGYLPLAATLATEEIFQCFAGEPWQGRTFYHGHTYTGNPLACAVALASIRRMRTKDVLANACEIESCLRQRIQEWQSSEPAWLQHVGQIRHLGTMMAIDLVHHREPMTPYPAEARAGHQVTLACRKRGIIQRNIGDSVILYPAPAMPVNLVEELLNGLEESLAEVTSRLQPLKSMGRVQSSEHSVKNME; this is encoded by the coding sequence ATGGATTCTGATCACCACTCACAGCTTCGAGCTGCGGACAATGCCTATGTGTGGCATCCGTTTACCGCGATGTCTGCCTACGCCTCTGAAGAAGCCCCCATCATCACCCATGCGGAGGGCTTTTCTCTGTTTGACAGCCAGGGAAACAGATATCTCGATGGGCACTCTTCGCTCTGGTGCAATATTCACGGGCATCGTGTCCCCGAGTTAGATGCCGCCTTAACCAGTCAGATCGAGCGTGTGGCTCATTCCACTTTGCTGGGGATTGCGAACTCCAGTTCGATCGAACTCGCTGAAGAACTTGTCGGATTGGCACCGCCGGGTCTCACCAAAGTGTTCTACACAGATTGCGGTGCAGCTGGCGTGGAAGCCGCTCTGAAGATTGCCTGGCAATACCATCGCCAGAAAGCTCACTCGGAAGATCGCCGGTTGTTCGGGTGTCTGGAACAAAGCTATCACGGAGACACCGTAGGGGCCGTGAGCGTGGGCGGAATTGATGTCTTTCACAGCCTGTTTGGAGGAATGACATTTCCAGCCCTGAAACTTCCGACTCCAGCGCGGGCATTCGCTCTTGGCCCCGAGTTTCTGCCCCTCGAAACCATTCTGGCAAAAACCGAACAATTGCTGGATCAGCAACGTGATCAACTGGCGGCAGTAATTGTCGAACCACTCGTCCAGGCCGCAGCGGGAATTCTGGTTCATCCTCCAGGCTATCTGCAGGCACTTCGTAAGATGACGGCGGAACGTGGCATTCTGTTGATTGCCGACGAAATTGCTGTCGGATTTGGTCGTACCGGCAAGATGCTGGCCTGTGAGCACGAGGCGGTTGCACCAGATCTGCTGGTCTTGTCGAAAGGGCTGACCGGAGGTTACCTGCCACTGGCAGCGACATTAGCGACGGAGGAAATCTTCCAATGTTTTGCTGGCGAACCCTGGCAGGGCCGCACCTTCTACCACGGCCATACCTACACCGGGAATCCGCTGGCATGTGCTGTAGCCTTGGCATCGATTCGGCGCATGCGAACGAAAGATGTGCTTGCAAACGCCTGTGAGATTGAAAGCTGCCTGAGACAGCGAATTCAAGAGTGGCAATCATCGGAACCGGCGTGGTTACAGCACGTCGGTCAGATTCGACATCTGGGGACGATGATGGCTATCGATCTGGTGCACCATCGTGAGCCCATGACGCCCTATCCAGCCGAAGCACGCGCTGGTCACCAGGTCACGTTGGCCTGTCGGAAGCGAGGGATCATCCAGAGAAATATTGGAGACTCAGTCATCCTCTACCCGGCGCCCGCGATGCCAGTCAATCTGGTTGAAGAGCTACTCAACGGCCTTGAGGAGAGTCTTGCAGAAGTCACATCCAGACTTCAGCCACTCAAGAGCATGGGAAGAGTTCAGTCCTCCGAACATTCAGTCAAAAATATGGAGTGA
- a CDS encoding FliA/WhiG family RNA polymerase sigma factor, translated as MVTRVIEDIQAVWNAYKQDQSSKALRNRLMENYLPLVRYNAERVWSKLPDGVDINDLISAGVFGLMDAIEAFDMERGVKFETYCVPRIRGAMLDELRTMDWVPRLVRSKASKLESARKQAEAELGRPPADNEVAAKMGVPLDEYEKLKSEASAVNLVSLNKKWYETDSYKDVREIDIIEDTKGEDPTLSIQKRDLMKLVTKGLNRNERLIIILYYYEELTMKEIGSTLGLSESRVSQMHSSIVNRLKEQLGRRKPEFAQ; from the coding sequence ATGGTGACCAGGGTTATCGAAGACATTCAGGCCGTCTGGAATGCCTATAAGCAGGACCAGTCGAGCAAAGCACTGCGTAATCGCCTCATGGAGAACTATCTCCCGCTGGTGCGATATAACGCAGAGCGAGTGTGGTCCAAGCTTCCGGATGGCGTGGATATCAACGACCTGATTTCCGCTGGAGTCTTCGGACTCATGGATGCTATTGAAGCATTCGATATGGAGCGCGGAGTTAAGTTTGAAACCTACTGTGTCCCGCGAATTCGTGGAGCCATGCTCGACGAACTCCGGACCATGGACTGGGTTCCGCGACTTGTGCGCAGCAAAGCCAGCAAGCTGGAATCCGCCCGCAAGCAGGCCGAAGCCGAACTCGGCAGACCTCCTGCTGATAATGAAGTTGCTGCCAAGATGGGCGTCCCTCTGGATGAGTACGAAAAACTCAAGAGCGAAGCCAGTGCTGTTAATCTCGTCAGCCTGAACAAGAAATGGTACGAGACCGATAGCTATAAAGATGTTCGTGAAATCGACATCATTGAAGATACTAAAGGCGAAGACCCGACTCTCAGCATCCAGAAGCGTGACCTGATGAAACTGGTCACCAAAGGTCTTAACCGCAACGAACGCCTGATTATCATTCTCTACTATTACGAAGAGTTGACAATGAAGGAAATTGGCAGCACTTTAGGGCTGTCAGAATCCCGCGTGAGCCAGATGCATTCGAGTATCGTCAACCGACTCAAAGAACAGCTTGGCCGCCGCAAACCGGAGTTTGCTCAGTAA
- a CDS encoding P-loop NTPase — protein sequence MTDSRCRVIVVTSGKGGVGKSTYALNLAVALGEMGQRVLLLDAAEGVSHLDLMCGLHSYWNLEHVGSGARQLVEVILDCPGDVKLLTGCRLLLQPELIPVPLRTFFIEQLAQLEKNCDTLIVDAGTASFPVVYPFVRAADRIDLITTPEPTSIANTYAVLKHLSVRCQNSAGILITSCHEDQHAEAIFERLARTSRTFLQYGIEKLGKLGYHEDVMASIGSRTPFVLKTSCPVSAQIRRFAGKWATRSFAPRKSFFRLVLSETEEKAMNCIHAMAIT from the coding sequence ATGACTGACTCGAGATGCCGGGTCATTGTGGTGACGTCTGGAAAAGGGGGCGTCGGCAAATCGACGTACGCACTGAACCTGGCTGTGGCACTGGGAGAAATGGGCCAACGTGTCCTCCTGCTGGATGCTGCCGAAGGTGTTTCTCATCTGGATCTGATGTGCGGATTACACAGTTACTGGAATCTGGAGCATGTCGGCAGTGGTGCCAGGCAGTTAGTAGAAGTGATTCTAGACTGTCCAGGCGACGTCAAATTGCTCACCGGCTGCCGCTTGTTACTGCAGCCGGAATTGATCCCTGTCCCGCTCAGGACATTCTTCATCGAACAACTGGCTCAGCTCGAAAAGAACTGCGACACCTTGATTGTCGATGCTGGGACCGCCAGTTTTCCTGTGGTTTATCCCTTCGTGAGAGCTGCAGATCGTATCGATCTAATCACGACTCCCGAACCGACATCCATCGCTAACACCTATGCGGTCCTCAAGCATCTGTCAGTCCGTTGCCAGAATTCCGCCGGCATCCTGATTACCAGCTGCCATGAGGATCAGCACGCAGAGGCCATCTTTGAACGACTAGCTCGCACCAGTCGAACATTTCTGCAATACGGCATCGAGAAACTGGGCAAACTGGGATACCACGAAGACGTCATGGCGTCGATTGGCTCAAGAACTCCGTTTGTCCTGAAGACGAGCTGCCCAGTGAGTGCACAAATTCGCCGATTTGCAGGGAAATGGGCAACCAGATCTTTCGCACCTCGAAAATCTTTCTTCAGGTTGGTCTTGTCGGAAACGGAAGAAAAAGCGATGAATTGCATCCACGCGATGGCAATCACCTGA
- the flhA gene encoding flagellar biosynthesis protein FlhA, whose translation MPVTRAQNLRDAGNFAQSLLMPGLFVMSILVIIAPLPPVVLDVLLAGNITLAVVILLTTIYVSKPLDFSVFPSLLLGTTLARLVLNVASTRLILTRANIDGTSAAGEVIEAFGEFVAGGQLVVGIILFVILVVIQFVVITKGSSRISEVAARFALDGMPGKQMAIDADLNAGAITQEVAKARRLEITQQADFYGAMDGAGKFVRGDAIAGIIITLINVLGGIIIGMFMHSMPFEEAIKVYTTLTIGDGLVSQVPAFLISLASGLLVTRSSSESNLSKETLSQLFRHSETLFVSSAFVGAMAFTGLPMMPLLSLSMALAVAGYFLRASQEKGKLQKAQAETHEAAAAKPQPRPEDHLGVEPLEVELGFGLIRLADPASNGDLLDRVTRVRNKIAQELGLVLPKIRIRDNVRLEQNEYQIKLKDTPIAWGAVYPTGLMAIDTGLTTGRIPGMDARDPAFDRPAVWIEPSQNERAQLLGYSVVEPAAVIVTHLTEIVRSYADELLSRQQVHQLIDTLKAKAPKLLEDLVPDVLKIGVIHQVLANLLRERIPIKDLETILETLGDYIDRTKDIAILTEYVRHSLSRTICQQYRDSQRTLHVVTLEPAVEDTLSAGIEFTERGMLVKLSPQIVESFTQELAKQLEKLVQFGRPPVLLCGPQLRAGVRQMTSSTLPRLAVISLNEITRDTAVEPHGVIGIAAIRPARPNMMPAQQADLTGARR comes from the coding sequence ATGCCCGTTACTCGCGCTCAGAATCTGCGCGACGCCGGGAATTTCGCGCAGAGTCTGCTCATGCCAGGCCTGTTCGTCATGTCGATTCTGGTGATCATTGCTCCCTTACCACCTGTCGTGCTCGACGTCCTGCTGGCGGGGAACATCACGCTTGCAGTGGTGATTCTGCTGACGACCATTTACGTCTCCAAGCCGCTCGATTTCAGTGTTTTTCCATCGCTGTTACTGGGAACAACACTGGCGCGGCTGGTGCTGAACGTGGCCTCGACGCGTTTGATCCTTACGCGGGCCAACATCGATGGAACCAGCGCGGCAGGCGAGGTGATTGAAGCCTTTGGCGAGTTTGTCGCTGGCGGACAACTGGTTGTCGGCATCATTCTCTTCGTGATTCTGGTGGTGATTCAGTTTGTGGTCATCACTAAAGGCTCCAGCCGCATCAGCGAAGTGGCAGCTCGCTTTGCCCTGGATGGAATGCCCGGCAAGCAGATGGCTATCGATGCTGATCTCAATGCCGGTGCCATCACACAAGAGGTGGCCAAAGCGCGGCGTCTGGAAATTACACAGCAAGCCGACTTTTATGGCGCTATGGACGGTGCGGGCAAGTTTGTCCGTGGCGATGCCATTGCCGGCATTATCATCACGCTGATTAATGTTCTGGGTGGAATCATCATTGGCATGTTCATGCACAGCATGCCGTTTGAAGAAGCGATCAAGGTCTACACGACGTTAACGATTGGCGATGGACTGGTTTCCCAAGTCCCAGCGTTTCTCATCTCGCTGGCTTCTGGCCTGCTGGTGACTCGCTCCAGCAGCGAATCAAATCTCTCAAAAGAAACACTCAGCCAGCTTTTTCGGCACAGCGAGACACTCTTTGTGTCGAGTGCCTTTGTTGGTGCCATGGCGTTTACGGGCCTGCCGATGATGCCTCTGCTTTCATTAAGTATGGCACTGGCCGTCGCGGGCTACTTTCTGCGTGCCTCCCAGGAGAAAGGGAAGCTCCAAAAAGCACAGGCAGAAACTCATGAAGCAGCCGCAGCGAAACCGCAGCCTCGTCCGGAAGATCATCTGGGTGTGGAACCACTTGAAGTCGAACTGGGCTTTGGCCTGATCCGCCTTGCCGACCCGGCTTCAAACGGAGATCTCCTGGATCGAGTTACGCGAGTCCGCAATAAGATTGCCCAGGAACTGGGGCTTGTTCTTCCCAAAATTCGTATTCGCGATAATGTTCGCCTGGAACAGAACGAATATCAGATCAAACTGAAAGATACGCCCATTGCCTGGGGAGCCGTCTATCCCACCGGGTTAATGGCCATCGATACCGGTTTAACGACTGGCCGAATTCCGGGTATGGATGCCCGCGACCCGGCTTTTGACCGACCCGCCGTCTGGATTGAACCTTCACAGAATGAACGCGCCCAACTGCTCGGTTACAGCGTTGTGGAACCTGCAGCGGTGATCGTCACACATCTGACAGAGATCGTTCGCTCGTATGCGGACGAGTTACTTTCCCGCCAGCAGGTTCATCAACTGATCGACACACTCAAAGCCAAAGCTCCCAAACTGCTCGAAGATCTCGTACCGGATGTCCTCAAGATTGGTGTGATTCATCAGGTTCTGGCAAATCTGCTCCGGGAAAGAATCCCGATCAAGGATCTGGAAACCATTCTGGAAACGTTAGGAGATTACATCGATCGCACGAAGGATATTGCCATTTTGACGGAATACGTGCGGCATTCTTTGAGCCGCACCATCTGTCAGCAATATCGCGATTCACAGCGTACGTTGCATGTCGTGACATTAGAACCTGCCGTCGAAGATACGTTGTCGGCCGGGATTGAATTCACCGAACGCGGCATGCTGGTCAAATTGTCGCCTCAGATTGTGGAGTCGTTTACTCAAGAACTGGCGAAGCAACTAGAAAAACTGGTGCAATTTGGCCGGCCACCCGTGCTGTTGTGCGGCCCGCAATTGCGTGCCGGTGTGCGACAGATGACGTCCAGCACCTTACCACGACTGGCTGTGATCAGTCTGAACGAAATCACGCGGGATACGGCTGTCGAACCTCATGGTGTGATTGGTATCGCTGCCATCAGACCAGCAAGGCCCAACATGATGCCTGCTCAACAGGCCGACTTGACAGGAGCCAGGCGATGA
- a CDS encoding DUF2752 domain-containing protein — protein MAAALLISGFILAAFLKPHPSGVGTHQQLGFPPCYFLALSGLPCPACGMTTCFSHFVRLEWIDAARCHPGGLCLAFFASITTVWILLSVIRGVSCLTSDYLEVFAMISFAVLGIILVNWVGRVTWIYWSGF, from the coding sequence ATGGCTGCAGCTCTGCTGATCAGTGGTTTTATACTTGCCGCCTTTTTGAAGCCTCACCCTTCCGGGGTGGGGACTCATCAACAACTTGGTTTCCCCCCCTGTTACTTTCTCGCCTTGTCTGGTCTCCCCTGTCCTGCCTGTGGCATGACGACCTGTTTTTCCCATTTTGTCAGATTGGAATGGATTGATGCCGCCCGATGTCATCCAGGAGGTCTCTGTCTCGCTTTCTTCGCATCGATAACAACGGTCTGGATACTGCTCAGTGTGATTCGAGGAGTTTCATGCTTGACCAGTGATTATCTCGAAGTGTTTGCTATGATCTCATTTGCAGTACTAGGGATCATTCTCGTGAACTGGGTAGGACGAGTGACCTGGATTTACTGGAGTGGTTTCTAA
- the glgA gene encoding glycogen synthase GlgA: MRIVLTSSEAVPFSKTGGLADVSSALPKALAALGHELWLITPYYPQQAELNGLAKQIQSTEQSITITIGHNDVTARILESRIPGTSVRVFLVDQPEYFDRPGLYGDAQGDYRDSCERFVFLSRAVLEICRKFDIRPDVIHANDWQTGLVPALLKIEGHSYGLERTASIYTIHNMAFQGQFWHWDMVLTGLDWKYFNWRQMEFHGQLNLLKTGITFADMLTTVSPTYAREIQTAEFGNGLNGVLTSRREDLVGILNGIDEEVWNPASDPYIAENYDHTTVSIGKPVCKVALQKAMGLPVHMNVPLFGMISRITSQKGLDLILGCSRDLADLNVQCVFLGTGDPVLEKGLMALAKEHPEKFAVKIGYDEALSHQIEAGSDIFLMPSQFEPCGLNQMYSLAYGTVPIVRAVGGLADSVIDVTEANLGKGTANGFSFYEYKSEVLFRQICRTLGYFFDKTTWLKLQKTGMTRDWSWKRSAQEYLNAYQQACLKRSHGH; the protein is encoded by the coding sequence ATGCGGATTGTTTTGACCAGTTCTGAAGCCGTACCTTTCTCAAAAACCGGGGGACTGGCTGATGTTTCATCCGCTCTACCCAAAGCACTGGCCGCCCTCGGGCACGAACTCTGGCTCATTACTCCTTATTATCCGCAGCAGGCTGAACTGAACGGCTTGGCCAAGCAGATTCAATCCACAGAGCAGTCGATTACCATTACCATCGGTCATAACGATGTGACTGCCCGAATCCTCGAATCCCGCATTCCCGGAACATCCGTTCGAGTCTTTCTCGTCGATCAACCGGAATACTTCGATCGCCCCGGCCTTTATGGAGATGCCCAGGGCGATTATCGGGACAGTTGCGAGCGATTTGTGTTTCTCAGTCGCGCGGTTCTCGAAATCTGCCGCAAGTTTGACATTCGTCCGGATGTGATCCATGCCAACGACTGGCAGACGGGGCTGGTTCCTGCCTTATTGAAAATCGAAGGGCATAGTTACGGCCTCGAACGCACCGCCAGCATTTACACCATCCATAATATGGCTTTTCAAGGGCAGTTCTGGCACTGGGATATGGTGCTCACAGGTCTCGACTGGAAGTACTTCAACTGGCGACAGATGGAGTTCCACGGACAGCTCAACCTGCTGAAAACCGGGATCACTTTCGCCGACATGCTGACGACGGTCAGCCCTACATACGCCCGGGAAATTCAGACAGCCGAGTTCGGCAACGGTCTCAACGGCGTGCTGACATCCCGCCGGGAAGACCTGGTGGGCATTCTGAACGGCATTGATGAAGAAGTCTGGAACCCAGCCAGCGATCCTTACATTGCAGAAAACTACGACCACACGACAGTTTCCATCGGTAAGCCCGTCTGTAAAGTGGCTTTGCAAAAAGCGATGGGGCTCCCCGTCCACATGAATGTTCCGCTCTTTGGAATGATCAGTCGGATTACCTCGCAAAAGGGCCTCGACCTGATTCTGGGATGTTCCCGCGATCTGGCCGATTTGAATGTGCAATGTGTTTTTCTGGGAACGGGAGATCCTGTCCTCGAAAAAGGATTGATGGCACTCGCGAAAGAGCATCCCGAAAAATTCGCCGTCAAGATTGGCTATGACGAAGCGCTCTCGCACCAGATTGAAGCCGGCAGTGACATTTTTCTGATGCCCAGCCAGTTCGAGCCTTGCGGCCTCAATCAGATGTACAGCCTTGCTTATGGCACTGTTCCTATCGTGAGAGCTGTGGGTGGTCTGGCCGATTCGGTCATTGATGTCACCGAAGCAAATCTTGGCAAAGGGACAGCCAATGGCTTCAGCTTCTACGAATACAAAAGCGAAGTTCTCTTCCGGCAGATCTGCCGAACTTTAGGTTACTTCTTCGACAAAACCACCTGGCTCAAACTGCAGAAGACCGGCATGACTCGTGACTGGTCATGGAAGCGGAGTGCTCAAGAGTATCTCAATGCCTACCAGCAGGCTTGCCTCAAGCGATCTCATGGTCATTGA
- a CDS encoding malate dehydrogenase, producing MTKPLRVAVTGAAGQIGYATLFRLASGEIFGAQQPVILHLIELPQAQGALDGIHMELDDCAFPTLAGVEKFSSDNLELAFKDVDWVLCIGSIPRGKGMERSDLIRINGPIFTNTGKAINAAASRDVKVLVVGNPCNTNCLIAMSHAPDIPRANWFAMTRLDQNRAASQLAIKAQRPVAAVQNVAIWGNHSATQYPDFMNAKIDGQPASQVITDHDWLKSTFISTVQQRGAAVIAARGASSAASAANAALDTVKSLVNPTPAGTCISAAVLSDGSYGVEEGIISGFPLSSDGKNWKIIQGFQVDEFSRSKIDATINELKAERDTVKDLLP from the coding sequence ATGACTAAGCCTCTCCGCGTGGCAGTGACTGGTGCCGCTGGTCAGATTGGATACGCCACACTTTTCCGCCTGGCATCGGGCGAGATTTTCGGTGCCCAGCAACCGGTCATTCTGCACCTCATTGAGTTGCCACAGGCCCAAGGGGCTTTGGATGGCATTCACATGGAACTGGATGACTGTGCCTTCCCCACTCTGGCAGGCGTCGAAAAGTTTTCGAGTGACAATCTCGAACTGGCTTTCAAGGATGTTGACTGGGTGCTGTGCATTGGTTCAATTCCTCGTGGAAAGGGGATGGAACGCAGCGATCTGATTCGCATTAACGGCCCGATCTTCACCAATACCGGCAAGGCCATTAATGCAGCAGCCTCTCGCGATGTGAAGGTGCTGGTTGTGGGGAACCCCTGCAATACCAACTGCCTCATTGCCATGTCCCATGCTCCAGACATTCCCCGTGCGAATTGGTTCGCCATGACCCGTCTGGATCAGAACCGGGCAGCCTCACAACTGGCCATCAAGGCCCAGCGTCCTGTGGCAGCCGTTCAGAACGTGGCGATCTGGGGCAATCACTCCGCCACTCAGTACCCGGATTTCATGAACGCCAAGATTGATGGGCAGCCAGCTTCTCAGGTCATTACTGATCATGATTGGCTGAAATCGACCTTTATCTCGACTGTCCAGCAACGCGGTGCTGCTGTGATTGCTGCCCGTGGCGCCTCCAGCGCAGCCTCGGCAGCGAATGCTGCTCTTGATACCGTCAAGAGTCTGGTGAATCCGACACCGGCTGGAACGTGTATTTCAGCCGCCGTCTTGAGTGATGGCAGCTACGGTGTCGAAGAAGGGATCATCAGCGGCTTCCCGCTCTCCAGCGACGGCAAAAACTGGAAGATCATTCAGGGCTTCCAGGTGGATGAATTCAGCCGCTCGAAAATTGATGCGACCATCAATGAACTGAAGGCCGAGCGGGACACTGTGAAAGATCTGCTCCCTTAA